Genomic DNA from Peribacillus simplex:
AATGGCGCATCAATACGATATTAAAAGGGTTTGCGGACAAATTGTGTGGCTTTGCTGGCTCTTATACAGATACAGGTGATATCATACTGATCGGTAAAAGGAAAAAGGATATGCATTTGGCATTTAACCGGCTGAAGGAAATCGGCGGTGGAATCATTTTAACGGAACAAGGCAAGGTGATCCATGAACTTCCTCTGAAATTAAAGGGGGTCATGTCCACCAAGGAGGTTCCTGAACTGATAGAAGAAGAAAATGAATTGAAACATTTGCTGCGGGAGAGAGGTTATCGCTTCGCCGATCCTGTGTACACCCTTTCATTCTTTTCGACAACCCATCTGCCATATATAAGGCTAACCCAGCGAGGAGTATATGATGTAATGAATAAAACTATACTCTTTCCCACTATAATGCGTTAAAATATAAGAGAAGAAATGGCTAATAAATCAGAGGAGTGGAAAGATGAATTTTAAGAGAGTTCTTTTCATGGTTATTGCTATTTTACTGCTGGCAGGCTGTTCTACGAAAGAAGATCCTGCATTGGATGACAGTAAGCCGAAAGACCAAGCTGTCATCAAAAATACAGATGTGAAAAATGAACCTTCCAATGATGAGTTTCCACTTACAGGTATAGCCACCGATGCAGGCAGTGAGCAAAGGGCTGTAGCAGTGATGATTAATAATCATCCAGAAGCACGCCCACAATCGGGCCTCTCGGAAGCCGATATGGTCTACGAAATGCTTGCAGAAGGTGACATAACCAGATTTTTAGCTATCTTCCAAAGTGAAATGCCAAGCCAAATCGGTCCGATTCGGAGTGCAAGGGACTATTATATCGAATTGGCTAAAGGCCTTGATTGCATCTATGTCTGTCATGGGAATAGCCCCGAGGCAAAAACCATGCTCGAAAAAGGGTATATTGATAACTTGAACGGATTATATTATGATGGTACTTTGTTTCAACGTTCGGCAGATCGAAAAGCACCGCATAATTCCTACACCACCTTTGAGGATATCCAAAAAGGTGCGAAGGAAAAGGGATATGAGTTGAATGGTGCACCGGAGCCTTATGCCTTCCTTACAAAGGAAGAGGCGGCTGGCCTTCAAGGGGAACCGGCATTGAAAACCGAGGTTTCCTACGGATCAGACGAGTATGATGTTCAGTATGAATACGAAGCCACGGAAGAGAAATATAAACGTTATTCGAATGGAGAGCAAACAGTCGAACATAAGTCGAGTAAACCTATTTTACTGGATAATATATTGATCATTGAGGCTGCTCATCAAGTGATCGACGATAAAGGGCGTCGTAAAATCGACTTGAAAAGTGGCGGAAAAGGTTATTTACTTCAAAAAGGAAAAGCGAATGAAGTAGAATGGGTTAATAAGGATGGTCGAATTATACCAGTGAAAAACGATAAAGAAGTAGGGTTGATTCCAGGGAAAACCTGGGTCAATATTATTCCGGATGAACCTGGTTTAGTAGGAGACGTCTCATTTTGATACCCATGAAATTGAGGGGGAGTAACATGCAAATTGATAAGTTGAGAGGAAAAGAAACGGATCAGCTGTTTAAGTCGATCCTTTCCTTGCGTGATTTGGACGAATGCTATCGATTTTTCGACGATTTATGCACAGTTAATGAAATTTCATCACTGGCACAGCGTCTTGAAGTAGCCCGCATGCTTGAAGAAGGGAAGACCTATCATAAAATCGAAACGGAAACGGGTGCAAGCACGGCTACGATTTCCAGGGTCAAACGCTGCTTGAATTACGGAAATGACGCTTATTCCATGGCTCTTAACCGTATTAAGGATAACGTCGAGGGAACAACTGAATCTTAATTCTTTCGATTATAATAAAAAGCCGGGGAATTCATTTCCCGGCTTTTTACTTTGAGTCCAGCACTCTCTTTGCCGGCTGTCTTTCAGTCGTATCCATGTTATATTGGATTTTAGATTCAGAGGTTCCATTTGGTAATAACATTTTATCGATACTTCTCTTTTTTAATGAAAAATCTTAATGCTATAATGGTGTAATGGGAAGTGTGAATGGAGGATTATAATGTACGATTTTCGCGAGTGGAAACATGTTTTCAAACTCGATCCAAATAAAGAAATAAGTGATGAAGCCCTTGAAAAAGTTTGTGAATCCGGTACCGATGCAATAATGGTCGGGGGAACGGATGGAATCACGCTTGAGAATGTGCTTCATTTAATGGCACGTGTCAGACGATATACCGTCCCATGTGTGATGGAAATTTCTTCTGTAGAAACGGTGACGCCAGGTTTTGATTTATATTTCATTCCGAGTGTCCTGAATAGCACCAACCCTGATTGGATGATGAAGCTGCATCAGCAAGCAGTCAAGGAATACGGATACCTTTTGAATTGGGATGAAATTTTCGTTGAAGGGTACTGTATCCTGAATCCTGAGTGCAAGGCGGCCCAATTGACGAAAGCCAATACAGATTTGGATATGGATGATGTGGGTGCATACGCGATGATGGCGGAAAAAATGTTCAACCTGCCGATTTTTTATTTGGAATACAGCGGTGATTACGGCGATGTCCAGATGGTGGAAGCGGCCAAAGAGAGTTTGGAGGATACCATACTATTCTATGGCGGTGGGATAAAATCGGTTGAACAAGCCAAAGAGATGTCTAAGGTTGCGGATGTCATCGTTGTCGGCAATGTAATTTATGAAGATTTGAAAGTGGCACTTGCAACAGTTTCGGCAGTTAAATGAAAACATGTAATAAATATAGTATACTAAAACAGAAACGAATGTTCGTATAGGTGGTGTGATAATGCAATATTTAGCGGAAAAATTACTAATAGGTTTGAATGAACAGCAACAAAAAGCAGTGAAATCAACTGATGGCCCACTTTTAATCATGGCTGGGGCAGGAAGTGGAAAGACGCGTGTGCTGACTCACCGAATAGCTTACTTGATGGTCGAGAAGGAAATAGCGCCTTGGAACATCCTTGCAATCACGTTCACCAACAAGGCAGCACGTGAGATGAAGGAGAGGATCCGTGCCATACTAGGCGGTGCTTCCGAAGATATCTGGATTTCGACTTTCCACTCGATGTGTGTCCGCATTTTACGAAGAGATATCGACCGTATCGGATTTAATAGGAACTTCTCGATATTGGATACGACGGATCAGCAATCGGTCATAAAACAAATCATGAAAGATCGTAATATGGATACAAAGAAATATGATTACCGTGCCATTTTGGGTAGCATCAGTTCAGCGAAAAATGAATTGGTCGGGCCGGAAGAGTACCTGAAGACGGCGTCTGATTACTTCACTAAAGTAACTGCCGATGTATATACGGAATATCAAAAACGGCTGCGTAAAAATTCAGCGCTCGATTTCGATGATTTGATCATGATGACGATTCAATTGTTCCAGCTTGTACCTGAGGTGCTTGAATATTATCAGCGTAAATTTCAATACATTCATGTTGATGAGTACCAAGATACGAACAGGGCTCAATACATGCTTGTTAAACTATTGGCTTCACGCTTCCGTAATCTCTGTGTTGTCGGGGATTCCGATCAATCGATCTATCGCTGGCGCGGTGCGGATATTGCGAATATCCTTTCATTTGAAAAAGATTATCCGAATGCCAACATGATTTTCCTTGAACAGAATTACCGCTCGACGAAAAAGATTCTTGAAGCGGCGAATAAGGTCATCGATAACAATCAAAACCGGAAGCCGAAAAATCTTTGGACCGAGAATGCAGATGGCAATAAGATATTCTATTACCGTGCGGACAATGAACAAGGGGAAGCGCAATTTGTAGCCGGAAAGATAAATGAGCTGGTTCAGGCCGGCAGCAGGAAATATTCAGATATAGCAATACTTTACAGGACAAATGCACAATCACGTGTCATGGAGGAAGTTCTGCTTAAATCCAATATAAATTATGCAATAGTCGGGGGCACCAAGTTCTATGACCGTAAAGAGATCAAGGATTTACTTGCCTATCTTCGCCTTATTGCGAATCCTGATGATGACATCAGTCTTCGCCGTGTAATTAATGTACCAAAACGCGGAATTGGTGCGACTTCAATGGACAAAGTGGCAGATTATGCAGATCAATATGATGTTTCCATCTATAAAGCACTCGAATCCGTTGAAATGGTAGGGATAAGCGGGAAGGCTACCAAAGCGGCAAGGGAATTCCATACGCTGATCACTAACTATACAAATCAGCAGGAGTACTTATCCGTGACGGAACTTGTGGAGGAAGTCATTCAGAAAACCGGTTACCGTGAGATGCTGCAGGCGGAAAAAACGATTGAATCACAAAGCCGGCTTGAAAATATAGATGAGTTTTTATCTGTTACGAAAGCATTCGAAGATAACAGCGAGGACAAATCATTGGTGGGCTTTTTGACTGACCTGGCGTTGGTTGCCGATATAGACCAACTTGATGAGAATTCCGAAGAAGCTACAAATACGGTAACGTTGATGACACTGCATTCAGCGAAGGGACTTGAATATCCGGTGGTCTTTCTATTGGGCCTTGAAGAAGGGGTTTTCCCTCACAGCCGCTCGCTTATGGATGAAGAGGAGATGGAAGAAGAACGCCGTCTGGCTTATGTGGGAATTACAAGGGCTGAAAATGAGCTATTCATAAGCAATGCCCAAATGCGGACATTGTATGGACGGACGAGCATGAATCCTGTATCACGTTTCATTAATGAAATACCAGAGGAACTGCTTGAAGATTTAAAACCGAAACCGGCTCCTAGAGCAAGGCAAACACCTTTCAGTTCTTCAAGAACCGGATCTCCTTCAACAGCTTCAGCAAGAAAAGTGCCTGCCTTTGGAAGAGCTGTTTCTGCACCATCCGCAACGGGCGGTGAAGAAATCGGCTGGGCCGTCGGCGACCGTGCATCCCATAAAAAATGGGGTATAGGAACCGTGGTGAGCGTAAAAGGGGAAGGCGAAGGGAAGGAACTGGATATTGCCTTCCCAAGTCCAATTGGCATCAAACGCCTATTGGCGAAATTTGCACCAGTTGAAAAAGCATAAGCTATTAATATGCTTCTACTGGTGAAGAATAGGGATATCTGACTTTAGACACCGCTCTTCTTAAAGAAGTGCGGTGGAGTCTTCTTTAGAAAGGATTGAACGTATGGACTTACAAGCTGCAGAGAAGAAAGTTTTAGAACTGCAAACTTTATTGAACCAATACAGCTATGAATATTATGTAATGGACCAGCCATCAGTACCTGATGCTGAATATGATCGGCTACTCCGTGAACTTATTGAGTATGAGGAGAAGTTTCCGGAACTGCAAACGGCGGACTCACCGACACAACGGGTCGGTGGCGCCATTTTGGATATGTTTGAAAAAGTGGAGCATACCACACCGATGCTAAGTTTAGGCAATGCCTTCAATGAAAGTGACTTACGGGATTTTGACAGAAAGGTCAGACAATCTGTAGGTGACGATTTTTCCTATGTATGTGAATTGAAAATTGATGGACTTGCCGTCACTCTTCAGTACGAGAATGGATATTTCGTAAGAGGGGCAACTCGTGGAGATGGTACGATCGGTGAAGATATTACCGCTAATTTGAAAACGATCAAGTCGATTCCATTGAAGTTGCGGGAGCCGGTTACCATAGAAGTGCGCGGTGAGGCTTTCATGCCAAAAAAATCATTCGAATCATTGAACAAGGCTAAAGAAGAACGCGGTGAGGAACCATTTGCAAACCCACGAAATGCAGCTGCCGGTTCGTTAAGGCAGCTTGACCCAAAACTTGCTGCAAAACGGAACTTGGATATTTTCCTTTATGCAATTGCCGATTTTGGGGAAACAGGGGTCCGTTCCCACAGTGAGGGTCTGGATTTATTGGATCGACTCGGGTTTAAGACGAATCGGGAAAGAAAAACGTGCTCGAATATAGAGGAAGTAATGGCTTATATAGTAGAATGGACGGAACAGCGTCCAAACTTAGCCTATGATATTGATGGAATTGTCGTTAAGGTGGATTCCCTTGAACAGCAGGATGAATTAGGTTTTACTGCAAAAAGTCCGCGATGGGCCATTGCTTATAAATTCCCGGCTGAAGAAGTCATTACAACCCTTAGGGATATCGAGCTGAATGTGGGCCGTACGGGTGTGTTGACTCCGACCGCGGTTTTGGATCCCGTTCGGGTAGCAGGTACGACAGTGCAGCGAGCTTCACTTCATAACGAAGACTTAATCCGTGAAAAGGACATCAGAATCGGAGATCAAGTGGTCGTGAAAAAAGCGGGTGATATCATTCCAGAGGTGGTCAATGTACTGGCAGAGCGCCGTACAGGGGAAGAAGTCGAGTTTAAGATGCCGACTGAGTGCCCGGAATGCAACAGTGAACTTGTCCGGCTGGAGGGGGAGGTTGCTTTACGCTGCATCAACCCCAAGTGTCCTGCACAAATAAGGGAAGGCTTGATTCACTTTGTTTCCCGTACAGCAATGAATATAGACAGTCTTGGAGAAAAAGTGATTAGCTTGTTGTTTAAAGAACAACTCATACAAGATGTGGCTGATATTTATAAGCTTACATACGATCAACTGATTGCTTTGGAAAGGATGGGGGATAAATCCGTCAATAAACTCCTTCAAGCAATCGAGGCTTCGAAAACAAATTCGTTGGAAAAATTACTATTCGGGCTGGGCATTCGCCATGTTGGTTCAAAAGCGGCCAAGACACTGGCACGGGAGTTCGGGACGATGGAAGCCTTAAGCAAGGCGAGCCGTGAAGACCTAACGGCCATTAATGAAATAGGTGATAAGATGGCCGATTCCATCGTAGCCTATTTTGAATTGGAAGAAGTCCATGCGTTACTGAATGAATTGGAAGCAGCCGGTGTGAACCTTGCTTTTAAAGGGCCAAGAGCTGTTGCTATTGAAGAAATCGATTCCTTTTTTGCCGGTAAAACAGTCGTTTTAACGGGTAAATTGCATCAGTTAACGCGTAACGAAGCAAAAGAGAAATTAGAGGCGCTAGGAGCTAACGTTGCTGGAAGTGTCAGCAAGAAAACCGATTTGGTCATAGCTGGCGAAGATGCCGGTTCCAAACTGGAAAAAGCGGAAAGCCTTGGCGTCATGGTATGGGATGAAGAGAGACTGATTGAGGAACTAAATAATTAAGAGGTG
This window encodes:
- the pcrA gene encoding DNA helicase PcrA; the encoded protein is MQYLAEKLLIGLNEQQQKAVKSTDGPLLIMAGAGSGKTRVLTHRIAYLMVEKEIAPWNILAITFTNKAAREMKERIRAILGGASEDIWISTFHSMCVRILRRDIDRIGFNRNFSILDTTDQQSVIKQIMKDRNMDTKKYDYRAILGSISSAKNELVGPEEYLKTASDYFTKVTADVYTEYQKRLRKNSALDFDDLIMMTIQLFQLVPEVLEYYQRKFQYIHVDEYQDTNRAQYMLVKLLASRFRNLCVVGDSDQSIYRWRGADIANILSFEKDYPNANMIFLEQNYRSTKKILEAANKVIDNNQNRKPKNLWTENADGNKIFYYRADNEQGEAQFVAGKINELVQAGSRKYSDIAILYRTNAQSRVMEEVLLKSNINYAIVGGTKFYDRKEIKDLLAYLRLIANPDDDISLRRVINVPKRGIGATSMDKVADYADQYDVSIYKALESVEMVGISGKATKAAREFHTLITNYTNQQEYLSVTELVEEVIQKTGYREMLQAEKTIESQSRLENIDEFLSVTKAFEDNSEDKSLVGFLTDLALVADIDQLDENSEEATNTVTLMTLHSAKGLEYPVVFLLGLEEGVFPHSRSLMDEEEMEEERRLAYVGITRAENELFISNAQMRTLYGRTSMNPVSRFINEIPEELLEDLKPKPAPRARQTPFSSSRTGSPSTASARKVPAFGRAVSAPSATGGEEIGWAVGDRASHKKWGIGTVVSVKGEGEGKELDIAFPSPIGIKRLLAKFAPVEKA
- a CDS encoding heptaprenylglyceryl phosphate synthase; translated protein: MYDFREWKHVFKLDPNKEISDEALEKVCESGTDAIMVGGTDGITLENVLHLMARVRRYTVPCVMEISSVETVTPGFDLYFIPSVLNSTNPDWMMKLHQQAVKEYGYLLNWDEIFVEGYCILNPECKAAQLTKANTDLDMDDVGAYAMMAEKMFNLPIFYLEYSGDYGDVQMVEAAKESLEDTILFYGGGIKSVEQAKEMSKVADVIVVGNVIYEDLKVALATVSAVK
- a CDS encoding YerC/YecD family TrpR-related protein; the protein is MQIDKLRGKETDQLFKSILSLRDLDECYRFFDDLCTVNEISSLAQRLEVARMLEEGKTYHKIETETGASTATISRVKRCLNYGNDAYSMALNRIKDNVEGTTES
- the ligA gene encoding NAD-dependent DNA ligase LigA → MDLQAAEKKVLELQTLLNQYSYEYYVMDQPSVPDAEYDRLLRELIEYEEKFPELQTADSPTQRVGGAILDMFEKVEHTTPMLSLGNAFNESDLRDFDRKVRQSVGDDFSYVCELKIDGLAVTLQYENGYFVRGATRGDGTIGEDITANLKTIKSIPLKLREPVTIEVRGEAFMPKKSFESLNKAKEERGEEPFANPRNAAAGSLRQLDPKLAAKRNLDIFLYAIADFGETGVRSHSEGLDLLDRLGFKTNRERKTCSNIEEVMAYIVEWTEQRPNLAYDIDGIVVKVDSLEQQDELGFTAKSPRWAIAYKFPAEEVITTLRDIELNVGRTGVLTPTAVLDPVRVAGTTVQRASLHNEDLIREKDIRIGDQVVVKKAGDIIPEVVNVLAERRTGEEVEFKMPTECPECNSELVRLEGEVALRCINPKCPAQIREGLIHFVSRTAMNIDSLGEKVISLLFKEQLIQDVADIYKLTYDQLIALERMGDKSVNKLLQAIEASKTNSLEKLLFGLGIRHVGSKAAKTLAREFGTMEALSKASREDLTAINEIGDKMADSIVAYFELEEVHALLNELEAAGVNLAFKGPRAVAIEEIDSFFAGKTVVLTGKLHQLTRNEAKEKLEALGANVAGSVSKKTDLVIAGEDAGSKLEKAESLGVMVWDEERLIEELNN
- a CDS encoding DUF3048 domain-containing protein, with translation MNFKRVLFMVIAILLLAGCSTKEDPALDDSKPKDQAVIKNTDVKNEPSNDEFPLTGIATDAGSEQRAVAVMINNHPEARPQSGLSEADMVYEMLAEGDITRFLAIFQSEMPSQIGPIRSARDYYIELAKGLDCIYVCHGNSPEAKTMLEKGYIDNLNGLYYDGTLFQRSADRKAPHNSYTTFEDIQKGAKEKGYELNGAPEPYAFLTKEEAAGLQGEPALKTEVSYGSDEYDVQYEYEATEEKYKRYSNGEQTVEHKSSKPILLDNILIIEAAHQVIDDKGRRKIDLKSGGKGYLLQKGKANEVEWVNKDGRIIPVKNDKEVGLIPGKTWVNIIPDEPGLVGDVSF